Proteins from a genomic interval of Yoonia sp. GPGPB17:
- a CDS encoding tetratricopeptide repeat protein: MRYITVMGMQTHRFKCIVTALCFAVGFSLPVYAQQTTLDELYQELADADESTYARIEGQIIAQWEKSGSAAMDLLLRRGKEALEDGQPDAAVEHFTALVDHAPDFAEGYYGRASSYYLLGLTGPALDDIRQALTINPRHFEAMRGLAIIMEELERPDDALELYEMILIMNPNSQEVLGAVDRLNLQLEGQAL; this comes from the coding sequence GTGCGCTACATTACCGTTATGGGTATGCAGACACATCGCTTCAAATGTATCGTTACGGCACTTTGTTTTGCAGTCGGGTTTTCCTTACCGGTCTACGCGCAGCAAACGACGTTGGATGAACTTTATCAAGAGCTGGCTGACGCAGACGAGAGCACATATGCGCGCATTGAAGGGCAGATTATTGCGCAATGGGAAAAAAGCGGCTCTGCCGCGATGGATCTGTTGTTGCGCCGTGGCAAAGAGGCACTGGAAGATGGTCAGCCGGATGCAGCGGTGGAGCATTTCACGGCTTTGGTCGATCATGCGCCGGATTTTGCCGAAGGGTATTACGGGCGCGCCTCGTCTTATTATTTGTTGGGTTTGACGGGTCCTGCGCTGGATGACATCCGTCAGGCCTTAACGATCAATCCCCGCCATTTCGAGGCGATGCGCGGCTTGGCCATTATCATGGAGGAACTGGAGCGCCCCGATGACGCGCTGGAACTCTATGAGATGATCTTGATCATGAACCCAAACTCTCAAGAGGTGCTGGGCGCAGTGGACCGTTTGAATTTGCAGCTAGAGGGGCAGGCGCTCTAG
- a CDS encoding VOC family protein, with translation MNNPIYHFEIPVVDLDRAISFYGRVFNIVFDRQFIDGYEMAFFPRADDQPGASGALAKGDAYKPSQNGCLLYFDVDDIDKVLELAKAEGARVLYPKKDIGAGGTVAEIEDSEGNRIALNAVNP, from the coding sequence ATGAACAATCCAATCTACCACTTTGAGATACCGGTCGTGGATTTGGATCGCGCAATTTCTTTCTACGGGCGCGTTTTCAATATCGTATTTGATCGCCAATTCATTGATGGATATGAGATGGCTTTTTTCCCCCGAGCGGACGATCAGCCTGGCGCAAGCGGAGCATTGGCGAAAGGCGATGCGTACAAGCCCTCGCAAAACGGCTGTCTTCTGTACTTTGACGTAGACGATATTGACAAGGTGCTTGAACTGGCAAAAGCCGAGGGCGCCCGAGTTCTCTACCCCAAAAAAGATATTGGTGCGGGCGGAACTGTCGCCGAGATTGAGGATAGTGAAGGCAATCGCATTGCCCTTAACGCTGTTAACCCATAA
- a CDS encoding permease, whose product MTDATGHAPSFNDRARSYLATPWTVTFLVPVVVALLDPTNLVPIISFAVSALLNTLPYIVFAVLLIAGLKAAGAEAMIAKAFQGRENRMIVLAALFGGLAPFCSCEVIPFIAGLLALGAPLAAVMAFWLSSPLIDPPTLLITAAALGWPFAIGKAVAAVALGLAGGFAIKAMTRAGLFSDPLKPQKVKGCGCGPNPFDGKPVWAFWHEPARRTVFGREFMQNAAFLIKWLALAYALEALLVTYVPAELIAGVVGGEGVLPIGIAALVGMPAYLNSYVAPPLLAGLIEQGMSNGAAMAFMISGAVSSIPAMAAVWSLVKARVFAAYIGLGVSGAVLAGIAFGTVS is encoded by the coding sequence ATGACCGATGCGACTGGCCATGCCCCATCATTCAACGACCGCGCACGGTCATACCTTGCAACACCTTGGACCGTTACATTCCTTGTACCGGTAGTGGTTGCCCTACTTGACCCTACCAATCTTGTCCCGATCATTTCCTTCGCCGTCAGTGCCCTGCTGAACACGTTGCCCTACATCGTCTTCGCCGTCCTGCTTATCGCAGGGCTCAAGGCCGCCGGTGCTGAAGCGATGATCGCAAAAGCCTTTCAAGGGCGCGAGAACCGGATGATCGTTCTTGCTGCCCTGTTTGGTGGTCTCGCCCCGTTCTGTTCGTGCGAGGTTATCCCATTCATCGCAGGCCTATTGGCGCTTGGCGCGCCGCTTGCCGCTGTCATGGCGTTTTGGTTGTCCTCCCCGCTGATCGACCCACCGACACTGCTGATAACGGCGGCCGCACTTGGCTGGCCCTTCGCTATCGGCAAAGCCGTCGCCGCGGTGGCACTGGGACTGGCGGGCGGATTTGCCATCAAAGCGATGACGCGTGCAGGCCTATTCTCCGATCCACTTAAACCACAAAAGGTTAAAGGCTGCGGCTGCGGACCAAACCCGTTTGATGGCAAACCGGTCTGGGCATTCTGGCACGAACCGGCACGCCGCACTGTCTTTGGTCGGGAATTCATGCAAAACGCGGCCTTTCTCATCAAATGGCTGGCGTTGGCCTATGCGCTCGAAGCACTGCTGGTCACCTATGTCCCAGCCGAGTTGATCGCAGGCGTTGTTGGTGGCGAAGGCGTCCTGCCCATCGGAATCGCAGCACTTGTCGGTATGCCCGCCTACCTCAACTCCTATGTCGCCCCGCCCTTGCTCGCCGGACTTATCGAACAAGGCATGAGCAACGGGGCCGCCATGGCCTTCATGATCTCTGGCGCTGTCAGTTCAATCCCTGCAATGGCGGCTGTTTGGTCATTGGTCAAGGCACGGGTGTTTGCAGCCTATATCGGGCTGGGGGTGTCCGGTGCAGTGTTAGCCGGGATCGCCTTTGGGACCGTCAGCTAG